The window GGCCCTGACATAGGGCGGCCGCTACCATCAGCGCCACAATCAGAACAAGCCGCGGTTGAACAGAATGCTTCACGCACGTCTCCAACGGCATTGTCGCCTGCCAGAAGCAGGGCGCGCAATGCCGCGCGAAGAAAGAAGCGCAGCAATGGTTAACCCATTGCTGCGCCAAAGGGAAGGTAACAGATTAGAACTTAAACTTCCCGCCAAGCTGCAAGGTACGCGGACCGTAGTCGTTGGTTACCTGACCAAAGTTCCCGTCATGCGAGCCCGTATCGACGCCCTGGAAGCTCGTGTGGTTGAAGGTATTGAAGGACTCGAAGCGCAGCTCTATCTTCGGGCCTTCGTGAGCCGTGAGTGGAATGGACTTGAACAGGGACAGATTCCAGTTGAAGATTCCCGGCCCTGTGACCGAGTCCTTTCCTGCGGTGCCAAAGCCCTGGTTCGCGCCGCCGGCCCAGGGTGCAAGTGGATCGGCAAAGGAACTGGTGCTGAACCACGCGCCCACCTTCTTCGGATAACTCACCTTCGCCACCAGGTCCGGACGGTTGTTGGTGCCGCCGCCCAGGCCGAGCGTGTCGGAGCCGGTATACGTGACATACAGAGGCAATCCCGATTCCGCGACCGTGATTCCCGAGATGGACCAGCCACCCAGAGTCTCGCGGGCCAGAGTGTTCGAGCTCTTCGCGAAGAATGGAAGAGTGTAGATGTAGTTCACATTGAAGATGTGACGGCGATCGAACGATGTGTCCGAACCGTAGTCATACTTCGGGTTATACGGATTGGAGAGCCCGTTGAGATCGTTGCTCACCTCGTCGATGTTATGACCGTAGGTGTAGGCCACCTGCGTGGTTAGCCCATGCCGGTTCTCCAGTCGGATGCCGGCCTGGAACGAGCTGTATTTGAAGTTGGTCTCGTTCTCCTCCTGGGTAATGGTGCCGAAGCCGGGGTAATTTCGATACTGGTTTGCATTCAGGGTCAGGAACGAGCCGGGCACTGCTGGATTAGGCAGTTTGCCAGCTACACCCTGCCGGTCGTAGTAAGGATTGCCGGGGCTTGCCGGATCCTGGTTGGCCAACGGCAAGGTATTGACCGACCGGTCATCGTTCTGGTCCCAGCCCAAAGAGCCGACATACTGCACCACCGCGACAACGGAAGGGGCAATCTCCCGCTGGATTCCGAGGCTGAAATTCGCCGTCCCCGGAGGGGGATAGTTGTACTTGATGCTCGTCAGGTTCGAAGGAAAGGTTTCGGAGGTCGTGACGCCGGTTAAAGCGCTGGTGTTGGGGTTGGAAAAGTAAACGTTGTTTGCGGAGGGAATGTACGCAAAGGGCGGATTCAAGGCTGCGTTGTAAACATCGTTGCCCTGGACGCGCTCGTAGAACAATCCAACTCCACCTCGAAGCACTGTCTTTCCATTGCCGGTAAGATCGTCGGCAAAGCCCACTCGGGGTTCCACGGTATCGTAATAGTTCTTCACGTTTCCGCGCGGGAAGCCATTCACTCCTGCTTCCTCAATGCCGTTGAGATAGAACGCCTGGCTCCCTGTGCCGCTGAAGGTCGAAAGCGACGAAGGTGTCAGAGTACCAGCCGACGTGACCGGATTGCCGAGCGAAAACAGATAGTCCGCGGGCACAAAGTTTGCGAACTGGTTGTAGCGTTCAAAGGCATGCGGCAATCCATCGTAGCGAAGCCCGATGTTGAGGGTCAGGCGCGGCGTGATGTGCCAGTTGTCGTTCACGTAGAAACCGTAGTTGTTATTGACCCAGTGCTTGCCCGCAAGATACTGCAGCTGCGAAAAGTTGGAGGCCTCGCCGAGGAGGAAATTGATATACGAATCCCCCGAGAACTGGCTCGAATTGAACTGAGCAGTCCCATTGGTGTTGGCCTGCAGTTGCTGGTTCTTGTAGTCGTGCAGAATGCTGGCGCCAAACTTCAACTGGTGCCGCCCCTTGGTCCAGGAGAGATCATCCCTGTACTCGAAGCCTTCGTAGCCGTTTTTCCACGGATAATAGCTCGGGCTCCAGTTCACATTCAGCGGCGAGCCCTGCAGGTCGATCTCCGGCATCTTGGTCAGGAAGTTGTCGGCGATCGGGAAGAAGCTGGTAGCCGTCCATCCGCTGGGCTGCGCAAATGTGCCGCTCCCGTTGATGGGCGTGAGGGTGATCTTGTTGCCGCTGTACAGAAACGCGGTTTCGTTGAGCAGGTTGGGCGAATAGGTCTGGGTCAGCTTGATCACCGCCGTATACGACGGATTGGTCATGGCTGTGCCCACGGTCGGATACGTGCTGTCGCCCCACAACGGCGGGAAGTACGACTGCGCCAGCGTGTCATGAAGATAGTGGCCCATCAACTGATACTTGCTGCTGATAGCGTGGTCAATGCGAACCACGTCTTCGCGGACTTGGGTCGGCTGCGGGATGGTAGCAATGTACTGAGTGCCGTTGTTGTAATTCGGCTTCGGAAAGGTGCCCTGGTTGAGCAACAGGACCGCGTTCGGGTCGATCAGGTTGGCGGGAATGACATTGCCTGGGAAGGGACTCCCGGCCGTCAATCCATCGGCACCATAGAGGGCAAGTTTGGCAGGATCGGTGGTTACTGGAACGACCGGGGTTGGTCCACCGGCTGGAATCGTATAGGCCAGTGACGATCCGGCCGTCGGGAAGTTATTCGCCAGAATCGCGTTGCTGATCGAAGGCGAACTGCCCTGAATCAGCCTGCGCCACTCTTCATTCACAAAGAAGAACGTCCTGTTGCGATCGTTGTTATACACATGCGGAATCCAAACCGGCCCGCCGATGTTGCCGCCCGGCTCGTTCAACTGAAACTTCGGTGTGCTCTTGCTGAAGTAGTCGGAGGCGTCGTAGTCCGTATTGCGGTTGAACTCATACACTTCCCCATGGAAGTCATGCGTGCCGGACTTGAGCACCATGAGGATCGTTCCGCCGGAGCCAATGCCGTAATCAGGGCTGTAGTTGCTATCCAGCGTCTGGAACTCGGCCAGCGCATCCTGCGAGGGCAGGTTCATGAAGCAGCCGCCGCATCCGCGATCATTCTGCTCGCCGCCATCGAGAAGGTAGATGTTATGCGTCGAACGGGTTCCGTTGAAGCTGATGCCATTCGCGGAGGTCAGCGCGTTGACGCCTCCGAATGGAGGCAGGTTGTTCGAGACGCCCAGCCCGAGCGCGGCAAGAGAGGTCACATTGCGGCCGTTGGTCGCCAACTCGGAAACCTGCTCACCGCTCATCAGCGTGCTGACTTCACTCGTTTCGCTCTGCACCTGCAACGATTCCGCCGCCACCGTTACCGTCTGCGACTGGCTGCCCACGGTGAGGGAAACATCTTCTTCGAGGGATTGGGCGACGTTCACCACGATGTCCGTCTTGGTGTATTTCTGGAATCCGTTCGCGGAAGCGGTCAGCGTATAGGTGCCGACGCCGAGGTTTGCGAATCGATACGCTCCAGCGCTGTTCGATACGCCTTCTCTGACCTGACCGGTTGCCGGGTTGGTCAGCGAGACGGCGGCATTCGGAACCACCGCTCCGCTGGCATCGGCAACAGTTCCGTTGATTGTGGCGTTGTCCTGTCCCCTGGCCGCGAACGGCATGCTGAGCAACATTGCGACGAATACTAACCAGAACGGCCGAGATCTCCATGTGGGTCTCGCTGCGTTGCGACGATTCTGGAATGGGAGATGAGTCATAGTCTGCCTCCTGAGCAAACGTTTTCTAAAAGGTCCTTCGGTTCGACTCCGTGCTTTTGTTTGTGCGTTCATTACACGGTTAGCAGGTCTGGATAAGTGCTGATTTGGCAAGATGAGGTACGGGAAGTTTCACTTGCCGGTCCAAGTTTCTTGTCGTTCCCTACACGATGGAATCGTTTTCAGGGTCTTTCGCTGAAAGCCGTATCCATTTCCATTCAAGCTGTGCGCCAAAGAGAACGATTGCGAGGAGGATGCATTCCGCAGGCAACTCTCGTTTCACCTGCTTGCCGCCTGGCCCATTATTCGTTATGCCTGCCGTGATCGCAGTCCTGACAGAGGAATGCTTCCGCCTCCCTCCATACGCACTGTGCTCAACTTCGGCACCAACGACATAAGAAGCCCCGCAGACAGGCATCGCAAGCAACAGAGAATCGCGTTCATCCCCGCCCAGCAATCGTTTTCTCAAGCGACAAATGTTTACGCCCTTTGCTGTTACGTTGTCAAGCGGAAATCGCAAAGCGGATCTCCTGTGAAACTGTATCCGGCGCGCGGGGCGAGTTGTTGAATCACTGGAAGTAGCGAGTTTGCTGGCGAAAAGGCGTTAAGAGAGCGTTTACTCTAATATTTACTTCTTTGTGAAAAATCGAGAAATTTCCTTCTGTCGGAAGGAAATCAGGGCGTCACCGGATCGCTCCCGAAAAGGATGTGCGCCTCCGACCGGAAGAGGTGATACTGGGCAAAATCAACGTCGTTCAGCAGCGTCTGCAAAGCGTTGGGGCCTTCGGGCGACGTGACCCAGACGGAGACACTTTTTATTGGGCAGATGTAGTTCCTGCCGCCGATCTCCACCGGGGCATACTCCACCATGATGTTCGAGACTCCGACCGGATCGGCGGGATCGAGATCCGCCACTAACGTCAGCCGGAGAATGGAGCCGTCCGCCGGATTGATGGCGATCTCTCCATGGTAGCCGGACATCTTCCGGAACTCCCGATTCTCCCGCGTGTTGTCCTCAAAGCAACAGAACGCTACTTGATAGTGGGATTTGTTTCTCGGCACAGAAAAGTGGAAGACAGCTTCTGGCCCGCTCGCGCCCTGCTCCCAGCGGCTCCACGTTACCGTGCCGTTTCCAGCATCCACCAGCGTATTGCTGAGGATGGGTCCGAAAACCCCATGAGTCGTCAGTGTCCGTGCATTCGGATCGTACTTCCCGCGCTTGACGCGCCCCGCGTCTACCACTTCCGCACCGTCGCGATAGAGCACGGTCACGCTGGTCTTGTTGACTTCGTGGATCGGCTCGTAAGGAACCACGATCCGGGCCATGTCTTCCAGACGGCGCGAAGGATTGTCCTCGTACAAAACCGTGTCCCGGCGGGCAAAGAAGTTCGGCAGCTTGTGCAAAGTCTCCTTGGCGTAATTCACGGCCCGGTCCATGATCCGGGACTGCTCCGCAAAATCCGGCGTCGGCCGAGTTGGGATTTCCGCCGCGGGCGGATCGAGAAAGGTCGACAGGTCGGCCAGCACTTCCAGCGATCTTCGCGATTTCTCGCCCGGCAACCGCGCCTGCCAGCGGGAAAGCCTGGCCGGAGTCAGACGTTCGCTGAGTTCCATTCCGCTGATCGTTTCGGCAACCCGGCTATCCCGTTGGCCGCGAGCCTCGTTCAGCGCACTCTCCAACTGCGCGACAGTAACCACGCGTTTCGCGGCCCAGGACGGCAGTGCGATCCCGGTCAGCAACAACAGGATGGCTATCCTACGCATCGCGCAATACCCTCCCGGCCGTCGCCAAAATCTTAGGCGCTCGGAGAATGCCTGTAAAGCAACCTCCTTCCGGACAACTGCCTTACAGTCCTGCAACAACGATCCGCGGTACGAAGGCTGCGCGGCGAGTCCCGATCGCCGATACTTGAACCTGGCCCCAAAAGTGGCCTTGAAGGATGAATCGAGATGAGTGAATACGTAATGTTGAAGGCAGCCGATGGCTTCGAGTTGAACGCCTATGTGGCCCGGCCCGAGGGTGAACCAATCGCCGGACTGGTCGTCGTGCAGGAGATTTTCGGGATCAATCCGCATATTCGTTCCGTCGCGGATGGCTATGCGAAGGATGGCTTTCTCGCAATTGCTCCGGCGCTCTTCGATCGCATCGAGCGCGGAGTCGAGTTAGGCTACGAGGGTGCGGACCGGCAGCGAGCCATGACCTTTGTCCCCAAGCTCAATCCCGACAAATCTCTCGAAGACATCGCAGCCGCAATCGAGTTCCTGCGCGCCGAAACCGGCAAAAAAGTTGGCGTAATCGGCTATTGCTTCGGCGGAACGATGGCCTGGCTTTCCACAACCCGGCTCCATCCCGCAGTGGCCGTCGGCTATTACGGCGGACACATCGGTAACTACGCCGCGGAAACGCCTGTTGCCCCGGTAATGCTCCACTTCGGCAAGCTCGACACCCATATCCCGGCATCGGTCGCGGAGCAGGTGAAGGCCGCACATCCTGAGGTTGAAATCTTCTGGTACGACGCGGGCCACGGCTTCAACTGCGATGCACGCGACTCCTACAACGCCGCCGCCGCGCAGGAGGCGCGTGCCCGTTCCTTGAGTTTCCTGACGAAGCATCTGGCATAACGCTTCTCGTCCAAGGTTTCATATTTAAGGCCGATGCAGTTTGTCGGCCTCACCTAGCTTCTGAGCAACCACGCCGGAGCCTTCCTTTATGGAATAGAAGCGGTCCACCGCCAGATTGGTCAACGTCTCAACTCGCCCGTCTGGCCACAGGACTTTCGCCTTGTCCACGCGATCATGGCTACCCAGCCCGAAGTGAATCCGCAGGTCGTTCTGCGAAAGATAGCTTCCGCTGCTGATCACCTCGCCAAGCTGAACCAGCTCTCCGGCAGTCGCCTGTACCCGCGCATTCAAAGCTAGGCGATTGCATTGCACGCCCTCCAGTTGAAAGCTGATCCAGTGGTTCTTCGGTCCGCCCTCAGGCCGCAGAATCATCGCCTTGCCGACCAGATTTTCCACCACTGCTTCGATCTTGCCGTCATTGAAAAGATCGCCAATCGCCATCCCGCGGCTGACCTGCGGAATCTGAATCGCCGGGCCAACCTCCTTGCTGATGTCTTTGAATTTTCCGTCGCGCCCGTTCAAAAAAAGCAGCTTCCGCTCCCGATACCGCACCCCCATCGGAACGCTGTCGACCTGCGGATACACATGCCCGTTGACGACAAAAAAATCCTGCCAGCCGCTGTTGGCGAAGTCGACAAAGGCATCGCCCCAGCCCACATATCCCCGCGTGCCACGCATAATTCCCGACGCCCCTGAGATATCTGTAAAATTCATGCCTCCGTCATTGCGATAGAAAGCGGCGTATTCGTTGTCAAAGTGCGAGATAACGAGAGACATACGTCCCGTATGCAGATAATCGCCGATGGCAATACCCATATTGGCCTGCGCCGCGCCATTCTCATTGAAAGCCACACCGG is drawn from Acidicapsa acidisoli and contains these coding sequences:
- a CDS encoding TonB-dependent receptor; the protein is MTHLPFQNRRNAARPTWRSRPFWLVFVAMLLSMPFAARGQDNATINGTVADASGAVVPNAAVSLTNPATGQVREGVSNSAGAYRFANLGVGTYTLTASANGFQKYTKTDIVVNVAQSLEEDVSLTVGSQSQTVTVAAESLQVQSETSEVSTLMSGEQVSELATNGRNVTSLAALGLGVSNNLPPFGGVNALTSANGISFNGTRSTHNIYLLDGGEQNDRGCGGCFMNLPSQDALAEFQTLDSNYSPDYGIGSGGTILMVLKSGTHDFHGEVYEFNRNTDYDASDYFSKSTPKFQLNEPGGNIGGPVWIPHVYNNDRNRTFFFVNEEWRRLIQGSSPSISNAILANNFPTAGSSLAYTIPAGGPTPVVPVTTDPAKLALYGADGLTAGSPFPGNVIPANLIDPNAVLLLNQGTFPKPNYNNGTQYIATIPQPTQVREDVVRIDHAISSKYQLMGHYLHDTLAQSYFPPLWGDSTYPTVGTAMTNPSYTAVIKLTQTYSPNLLNETAFLYSGNKITLTPINGSGTFAQPSGWTATSFFPIADNFLTKMPEIDLQGSPLNVNWSPSYYPWKNGYEGFEYRDDLSWTKGRHQLKFGASILHDYKNQQLQANTNGTAQFNSSQFSGDSYINFLLGEASNFSQLQYLAGKHWVNNNYGFYVNDNWHITPRLTLNIGLRYDGLPHAFERYNQFANFVPADYLFSLGNPVTSAGTLTPSSLSTFSGTGSQAFYLNGIEEAGVNGFPRGNVKNYYDTVEPRVGFADDLTGNGKTVLRGGVGLFYERVQGNDVYNAALNPPFAYIPSANNVYFSNPNTSALTGVTTSETFPSNLTSIKYNYPPPGTANFSLGIQREIAPSVVAVVQYVGSLGWDQNDDRSVNTLPLANQDPASPGNPYYDRQGVAGKLPNPAVPGSFLTLNANQYRNYPGFGTITQEENETNFKYSSFQAGIRLENRHGLTTQVAYTYGHNIDEVSNDLNGLSNPYNPKYDYGSDTSFDRRHIFNVNYIYTLPFFAKSSNTLARETLGGWSISGITVAESGLPLYVTYTGSDTLGLGGGTNNRPDLVAKVSYPKKVGAWFSTSSFADPLAPWAGGANQGFGTAGKDSVTGPGIFNWNLSLFKSIPLTAHEGPKIELRFESFNTFNHTSFQGVDTGSHDGNFGQVTNDYGPRTLQLGGKFKF
- a CDS encoding dienelactone hydrolase family protein, with the protein product MSEYVMLKAADGFELNAYVARPEGEPIAGLVVVQEIFGINPHIRSVADGYAKDGFLAIAPALFDRIERGVELGYEGADRQRAMTFVPKLNPDKSLEDIAAAIEFLRAETGKKVGVIGYCFGGTMAWLSTTRLHPAVAVGYYGGHIGNYAAETPVAPVMLHFGKLDTHIPASVAEQVKAAHPEVEIFWYDAGHGFNCDARDSYNAAAAQEARARSLSFLTKHLA